A section of the Humulus lupulus chromosome 2, drHumLupu1.1, whole genome shotgun sequence genome encodes:
- the LOC133815640 gene encoding outer envelope protein 61-like, with protein sequence MMSNPELLKMASEGMKNLRPEDLKNAAEQLKHTHPEEMAEIGEKMANSTPEEIAAMRTRLDAQITYELNGAQMLKKQGNELHRQGKYNDALQKYCLDAVSDLIKAHEVSPDDETIAEVLRDDEERLLKEGGAHAPRGLVIEEINEDESAASYDIKRSSTQCSVTQSRDISDSGKTERVSSNGGLSTNSEHLQTLKNDPED encoded by the exons ATGATGTCTAATCCGGAGTTATTGAAGATGGCCTCTGAAGGCATGAAGAACTTGAGGCCTGAAGACCTGAAGAATGCAGCAGAACAGTTGAAGCATACCCATCCAGAGGAGATGGCTGAGATTGGAGAGAAGATGGCTAACTCAACGCCTGAAGAGATAGCAGCTATGCGTACACGTCTTGATGCCCAGATCACTTATGAATTGAATGGAGCTCAGATGCTGAAGAAACAG GGAAATGAGCTTCATAGGCAGGGAAAGTACAATGATGCCTTGCAGAAGTACTGTCTT GATGCTGTCTCTGATCTTATCAAGGCTCATGAAGTTTCTCCTGATGATGAAACAATTGCAGAGGTCTTGAG GGATGATGAGGAAAGATTACTGAAGGAGGGAGGTGCACATGCACCAAGAG GCTTAGTAATTGAAGAGATAAATGAAGATGAGAGTGCAGCTTCTTATGACATTAAACGTTCATCAACACAGTGTTCAGTCACACAATCACGAGACATCAGTGACTCAGGTAAAACAGAGAGAGTGTCTTCCAATGGTGGTCTGTCAACCAATTCTGAGCATTTGCAGACTTTAAAAAATGATCCTGAAGAT